In Thunnus thynnus chromosome 4, fThuThy2.1, whole genome shotgun sequence, the DNA window tttttatcgTTTATGAAGCAACATTATCAAACATTTGTCTCATGTGAGAagatttgatgattttattggATACATTGGatattaaactaaatatcttttgaACAACTGAATATTTTCCATTAATACTAGATGTAGattagttgttttgtgttttgctttatATATTTAGCATCTTCTATGTGAGATGAAAGTGTGTCAGGAGCTGTAGATCAATAACCCAAAGAAACAGAATCACTGAACATCAGGAATGTTTAATAAGTGATGGATTAGAACATGAAGACAGATGGATGACAGGAGCTGCAGGCCTGACTGCGCCTTCACAGAAGGAGATACTGAGGCTTCTTCTGTTTGCCTACATTGTAGACAAACTCATCtgtaaatgtgcaaatgttGCACAGCTGATAAAGCTTCCAGCAGTCTGTATAGTCTGTGAGCTGGTGCTACCAGGGCCTCCACAGAGAGCCGTGACACCGCGCTGATGACCGCTTCCGCGCCACAGTCCGGCGGCCTCTCTGCCCTGACATGTGCCTCTGCAGCGCGGCTCTCTGCAGCACGTAGAAGCGCTTgatttcctccctctctgcgGGCTGCAGGGCGGCGTGCAGCGACAGGTGGCGGAGGGTCTCCTGCAGACACTGGGAGAAGCCCTGCGAGTAGCTGGGAGCGACGCGGGCCAAGGCTCGCTGCCTCAGGAGCCCCACGGCCATCTCCAGGATGTCCGCCTTCTCCAGCCTGCAGCTCGGCTCTGCCCGCTGCAG includes these proteins:
- the LOC137180849 gene encoding transcription factor HES-5-like — encoded protein: MAPVTHTRPEDQPAETCSSNKLRKLMVEKVRRDRINHSIEQLRALLQRAEPSCRLEKADILEMAVGLLRQRALARVAPSYSQGFSQCLQETLRHLSLHAALQPAEREEIKRFYVLQRAALQRHMSGQRGRRTVARKRSSARCHGSLWRPW